GAGCCGGAATAGAGTTGCTATGGGCACGCTTTCGACAATGCGTCATGCACTCGTGCTAATAGCAAGTGTTGCTTTGGCCGAAGTCCTTGTCGTACCGGAAGACTATCCGACGATTCAAATGGCAATAGATTCGGCTGAAGTCAGGGACACAATTCTGCTTCAGACCGGTGAACATCGGGAATCTGTAACTTTATTGCCGAAAGGGCTCACAATCAGTGGGCCTTTTTTGCTGTCCGGTGATACATCTGAAATCCGGACATGTGTCTGGCGAAGCTTCAGCAACGGAGACGATACGCTTCGCTGTCTGAATGCGGACTTTGCGGCGGGACCCGAGCCTTCGTTTCGGGTCGTAGGTATTCGATTTGCCGCCGGCATGGCACACAATAACGAAGAAGGCGGTGCGATAAGATCCTTCAACCACGACTTCACGATAGAACATTGCATCTTTGATTCCTGCAGAGCTGGATACGGTGGGGCAATTGCAACTCGAGGATCGCGCGGCTTGATCTCAAATTGCTCGTTCAACTATTGCGGCGCAAACAGACTCGCGGCTGTGCTGCGATTGGTGAATAGTCAAGTGCGGGTGAATTCATGCACGATCTATCACAGCCTCGCTCACCACGAGGTGGAGGAGATTCCGGAGCAGATTGCCATGCGGAACAGCGTTCTGCGAATCCGCGACTCGAAGGTATATGAGTGCGGGCTGGGACACAACCCGAACGGAACCTACCTTGTCTATGTTTCAAAGCCGCCTGATACGCTCGAAATTGTAAACTGCGAATTCCGGCTGAATCATTTCACAAACATGATTCACTACGGCGGCAACTACTTAAACTACCTCCGTCTCGATTCGTGCCACTTTCATGACAATAACTTGACTGGTGGAATCTATCTACAAGGCGAGCCGGATAGCCTGACAACATTAATTGCAGTGGGAAATGTATTTGAGTCGTTTTCTCCTGTGCCCATGCGTGGAATGCACGGCATCTTTGGCTTCGACAATAGCCCTTCAGTGGTGACCATAACGAGAAATCTCATTCACCTTAACAGCGGCGGCCACACCTCTTTCTGTACAATCTTTGACAGCAGCCGTGTGCCGCGTACAATCACGAACAACTACATCATAGAAAACTCAAATCATTCAGTTAGCTACCCGCCCTCCGGCCAGGTGCTTCTTCGTGACAACGTTTCTACCGATCTCCAATACAACGTCTTCGCGAGAAATCAAGGCTACGCGGTTTTTCAAGGCAATACGCCGGATCCAACTTACGCCCGCCACAACTATTGGAATCATGCGACAGGACCCTATGACTCAGTAGGCAACATTGGCGGTCAAGGCGATACCGTGGAGTGGCGAATTCAATATCAACCGTGGGAAGAAGACACAAGCTTTTTCTCTGCGGCACCCGAGCCACGTGAACCGGTTGAGATTCCTGCAACCTTCATCGGCAATGCCTACCCCAATCCCTTCAACAGCACAGTCACGATTGAGTTTGTGCTGCTGCACCTTTGATTTGACGGGTCGGCGCGTTGAAACTGTTTTGAACGGCAGAATGAACAAAGGTGTGCACATTCGAGATTGGCAGCCAAAGTCGCAAGCCAGCGGAATCTATTTTGCGCGGTTGGTTGGTGAGAAGAGCGTTTCCTCAACGGTGAAACTTTTGTACCTGAAGTAATTGACACAGTCTCCAAGTAACACAAGCGCCGCTTCAATCGAAGCGGCGCTTTTCACTTCAAGCCATTGCCACAATGCTACATTTTGGCTAATGCCTGATCCAAATCTTCAATCAGGTCTTCAACTTCCTCTATTCCCACCGAGAGCCGGATGAGTGTGTCAGAGATTCCGGCGTGCGTACGCGCCTCGGGAGACATCGAAGCATGCGTCATCGAAGCCGGATGCTGAATCAGCGAATCTACGCAACCCAAACTGACGGCGAGCGTGTGCAAGTGAACATTATTGAGCAGTGTCGTGGCGGAATGATAATCTCCCGCAACTTCAAACGAGATCATGCCGCCGGGCATTCTCATTTGACGATTTGCCAAATGATGCTGCGGAAATCCGGGCAGACCGGGATAATAGACGTGCTTGACACGCGGATGCTTGACCAGCCATTCGGCAATCGTCTGCGCATTGCTGCAATGCCGCTCCATGCGCAGCGGCAATGTCTTCATTCCCATATTCAGGAGCCACGTATCAAAGGGCGAGGGGCAGGCTCCCGTGTCCTTCATGGTGTGATACAACTCCTCCTTAATCCACTCGTGCCGCGTTGTCAGCGCGCCTCCAATCAGGGCGCCGTGCCCGGACAAATACTTCGTCGTACTGTGCATGATGACGTCCGCCCCGAGTGACAGCGGCTGCTGCAGATAAGGTGTCGCAAAGGTGTTATCCACGGCTACCACGATTTCGGGATTGACCGCGCGCACCATACGAATCGTTTCCGCGATGTCCGTAATCTCGAGCAGCGGATTGGTCGGAGTCTCGAAGAAAAGCATCCTTGCCTGCGGGTTTTCGGCGATGGCCTGTTTGACATCTTCGGCTTTGCCGGTGTCCACAATAACAGTTTTAACGCCGAACTTGGGCAGCATTGTGTTGAAGAAGTCATCCGTCGAGCCGTACAGTGTCTCACCGCGCAGCAGAACATCGTTGGGCTTCAGAATTGCGAATGCAAGTCCGGCGATTGCGGCCATGCCTGAAGAATAGAGCAGCGACGAAATGCAGCAGTCCGGATCGGCAAGTTTCAAGTCTCGGCCTTCCAGCGCGTTGAGTTTGGCCTCGGCCACCACAACCGTCGGATTACCCATGCGGGAGTAAATATAACCGGACTTGCGGCGCGCAAACAAATCAGCGCCCTCTTCGGCGCTGTCAAAGGTGAACGTAGAGCTGGCAAAGATCGCGTTCGTGTGACTTTTCAGTTTGGGTTGCCCGATCTTTTCCCCTGCATGCAGGCAGCGGGTGGCAAACCCGTAGCGCAGATAGAATTGCTCTATCGCATCTCGTAGTTTTGAATCTTCCATAAGTACTCTTGATTAAACGGTCTTAAGCGCAGCGCGATACAGCCGGGCTGCGTGATTAGGTGTATTATACGGTCTGATTATTCTTCTCCAGTTCGTCCAGAAACTCGACAGCTCGCCGCATGTGCGGAATTACAATTGATCCTCCCACCACCAACCCGACCGAGAAGATGTCGAAGAACTCCTTGACCGTGACTCCGAGTTTATGGCATTCCAGAACGTGATACTTGATGCAGTCGTCACAGCGCAGCACCAGCGACGAGACGAGTCCAAGCATCTCTTTGGTTTTGCGGTCGAGCGCTCCGTCCTGATAGGTGAGTGTGTCCACACCGAAGAATCGCTTGACGGCCTGATTGTCCTCAGACAAAATGCGTGCGTTCATGCGCGCGCGGTAGGTTTCAAACTCGTGCAGCAGTGACATTTTGTAATAGGTTATTCGCAAATTGCGCGCACGCGATAGAAACGGCGCGTCAGACTGAATCCAAGCGGGTCTTGCCAAAACGACTCCGTTGTCAGGTCAAGCGACTCAAACGGACCTTGCCCGTTCGGGGCCTGTTCAATCAAGTAGAAGTCGGCCTCTGCCACATCTATCCAATCGAGGAACGGGAATCCCCCGACGTCGAAGATCTTCAATTCCGTTGGCTCGGGACACGGCTGCAGCAGCGGCTCAATCGAGATAGAGAATTCACCGAACTGATTTGCCGTGGTTCCTTCCACCAGCAAGTAGTAGGTCTGTGCCTGCAACTGATAGCTGTACAGGTCAGCGCCGAGCCCGCATTCACCGGTGTCCGCGTCATCCATCAATCCGGAGCCGCAGGCCAACAGTACCTGTACGCGCGCATTAAACGCTTCCGAGCAAACTTGCACGAAAATGTCACCGGGCGTCGCGAGCGTGAACTGATAAAACACGTCAGGCGCGGGAGTGCCGATTTCGTGTCCGGCACCGAAAGTTGAACCTTCATCATAATAAGGCCAAAAGGTAACCTGCCGCGCATTCGAGCAGTAGTCGTTCGGACCGCTCGGCACGAACTGACATTGAACAACGAGGTTATATCCGCCGGTCGAGTTGCCTGCCGGGTCCACCACCTGCACATAGCAGAGCTGGTTAAAGGGCAGGAAAACTCCCAATGTCGAGAACTCCTGTGGCCCGCTGTCGTCATTATAGGCAATCAGACCGTATGTGCTGTCATAAAGCAGGATATAAGTGTCCTCGTTGCTGCCTTCGCACGGCAGCGTGCGGAAGTACACGGAGTCACCGCCGGGCACGGTTAGTCTGTAGAAATCGCCTTCACTGATGTCTAAATGCGCGCACTCGACAGTATCGTCACACGCAATCTGATCGGCAGTGGTGAAGTGGTCATTCGGTTCGGACTCATGCACGATACGGGCATCCGCAGTGGCGTAACAGACAAGCAGGAACAGGAATAGCCACCTCATGGCTACTTCACCAAAGTCAATTTGGTTCTAGCCCGCCACTTACCTGCACGAACCATGGCGAGATAAGTGCCGCTCGACCTGTCGCTCGCATTCCAATTCAAACGGTGTTCTCCTGCCGGGAGCCGTGAGTTCAGTAATCTCGTCACTTCGCGTCCCTGAATGTCAGTTATTATGATGGTCACAAGCTGTTCGGTCGGCAGCGTGAAGCTGATTGTCGTCGTCGGGTTAAACGGATTGGGGTACGCAGAGTGCAGAGCATAGTCCGCATGGATGCCATTGTCATCTGCCGCACCCGACGGATCGAGATACATCGGCACAAGCAGCGGATTGACGGCATCTGGATCGTTGTGATATATTTGCAATGTATCGAAACCACCCACACAGCCTCCGGCCGCTGGTGTGTAGATTTCGATGGAGTCACTCGCGACCGGTGCGATTACCGATGGTGCATACTGGATTTCAAACAGCGGAAAGTTCCATGTGAAGACCAAACTGTCAATCCTGAATTCTGCCGTTCCGATGTTGGTCAGGTGCACGGCGCGCAGCGTCGTATCGCAATTGAAGAACAGCAATGGATAGGGCTGCGGAAACTGGATGCGCGGCTGCCCGAATTCGGGATACCACGATGCACCGGGGCCTCCGTAGCAACCCATGTCGTTGCGCGTTTCATCTTCGTCGTTCCATTCCGCATCAGGATGTCCGGCATCAACACAAGGTGAGGACGGTCCGAGTCTCAAGTTGCGAGCAAGGAACTGCGGATACTCGTTGATGTTTCCCGTTCCGGCCAAACCGCCTTCAACGCAACTGTAGTCAACGTGTATGTTGGCTGTGGAGCCGCCAATTTGATCGCTGCCTGAGTTGGCTTGATTGCCCCACACGATGTTGCCGTGTCCATTCAGGACACCCGCAAACAATCGAATGCCGCCGCCGGTCAAGACGCTCTGATTGCCGACTATGGTGTTGTTGACGAGTGTGGTTGAGTGGCCGCTTCCGCCAATCCATAAGCCGCCGCCGCCATAGGCCTGTCCACCGTCGTTGTTGGCAATAACGTTGTGCAACAATTCTCCGTCAGCGAAGAAGCTCACGACGCCACCGCCGTACTTGCCGCTGTTGCCGATGATAACATTGTTGTAAATCCTCGGTGAACAGTAGCCGTAGCGAATTCCGCCTCCTCCTGCACTTTGCGTGCCTTGCGGCTGGCGCACAGCTTCGTTGTCGACGATGAAATTGAACGCGACGAGCGGATCGGAATTCTCGATGATCACTCCGCCGCCTTCAACGTAGAACGCTTGATCGGATTGGTCCCGGAATTTCGTTCCCGTGCCGCCCGTGATCGTGAAACCGATGAGAGCCGCAGTGGAATCTTCTCCGCTGATAATGCGCACGACGCTGCCGCTGTCCGCGTGTTCCGGCTGGCTGCCGTCAATGACAGTGAGCGGAATGTGTTCGACATCGCCATCCAGCAAGAAGTGACTTGCCACGATGATATTGCGGCCCCGGAAATCAATGTTCTCGACATATGTGCCGTCAGCGACCAGAACGGTGTCGCTGTTCTGGCTGGCCAGAATTGCGGATTGAATAGTCGCAAATTCGGCAGGAACGTGCCGCGTGGCGGCGAGGGTCACGCTGGCTAAGAGGGCGGAGAGGGCGAGAGCAAGCGGCTGCACGGGAAACCTCCAGTGGCAGAAGTGTGATCCGGAACCCACTCTTCAAGATATCTGGGTTCGGGCAAATTTGCAACCCCCCCAAAACGGCAAAGGCGGCATCCAACGCCGCCTTTGCACATTAGCTCAGAAAATGCCGTTACTTGCGAGCCCATGATTTTTGTGTGACAGAGGTCTCTTTTCGGCTTAATTTGCCGCCGGATTTGCTGCCATTGCTGCTGTATGAGCGGGATGGCTTGTCAGAGGAGCGCGGTTTGGCGATCTTATAGCTGCCGCCACCGTCATCGGAGCGAATCTTTTCGGCGCGGTAGCCGCTACCCTTGTCGCTCGAGCGCGGTTTGTCAATGCGAATACTGTTGCCGCCATTTCCGCCGGCAGGCTGCTTTTCAAAATAGCGTGGTTTCTCCACTTGCGCATTGAATCCACCGCCGACAGGCTTGTCATCACGACTGTCGTCGCCGCCTGCGCTATAACGTCCGCCGCCGCGCCGCCCGTCTCGGTCGTGACCCCGGTCATGATCTCTCCAGTGTCTGCGATGGTCATATCTCCAATCGTCGTCGCAGTCACTTCGCCAGTAGCGGTGATGCGGGTGATGGTCGTACCAAATGGGGACAGTGATAACGAAGCAGATGTCGAAAAAGGATCGGGTCGGTCTCCATCCGGTGACGCATTGATGGCGGTCATACCAGCGCGGATAGCCGCGACCGTCACAGAGGTCATAGCAGAAGTCGCGGCCGCGAATCTCGCCGGCATAGCAGTAATCGTCATAGGGATCCTGCCACGCGATGATGGTGACATAGGAGCCGCTGTGGAGGAAGAAGTTGCGTTCATCCCAGTACCACGCGGGTCCGAGGTGCACGCGGAACGTGATACCGCAATCATCTTCGACATAGGCGACTTGACCGCGAATGGATTCGACGTAGCCTTCGATGACTATTCGTTCGAGATAGCCGTCGCTGTGGCGCGCTTGCGCGGTGGATGCGATTATCAGCACGCCGATCAGGCTTGCGAGCAGTAGAGTTTTTTTCATCGTGTTCATTCCTTCAGGCTGATCATCCATGAGTAGTAGTTAGAGCGCGCGCGGGCCACGTTTGCCGTCGCGGAAGCGCATGTGCGGAGGCGGTGCCATCGGACGATCAGGGTTCATCTGCGGTCCACCGAATTGCTCATTACGGAATTGCATATGCCGTTTCATCATCGGCCGCGGACCTCTGTTCTCAAAGCCCGGCCCGCGAAAGGTGTCGTTGCGGAATTTGTGAATGCGTTCGCGCTGCATCTGCGGACCTACGGGGCAATCAAAGCCCTGCGGGCAGTTGTCGCGCCGCAATTCACGGCGATGCATTCGCGCCATATCGCGGTGTTTCATTGCTTCGTGACGAAATTCGCGGGCGAGCATGCGATGCTTCATGCTCTTCCGCATGTGCATTCGTTCCTGCTGCGAGAACTCCTTGCGCGGCTTGTAATCGGACTGTGGCGCGGAGCGTTCAGGGTCATAGGGCTTAGCAAATAGGCTGGCAGCACTAACGAAAATGCTTAGAATTACGGTATTTACGAATAAGGATTTCATGGGTCTCATTCCATTGTCTGGTTTCTACAGGTTTGACAAGGAAAGAGCCAATAGGTTTAATGGGTCTGCAAAAGGAAGACAGTTTCTAAAGAAAAGCGGCGACTCAACTGAGTCGCCGCTTTGACAAAAAATCAATAGGACTCTAATCCAGCCGGTTCAGGAAGTCTTTCAGTACTGGAACGAAGACGTGGTCGCGGACGGATTGGAGGGGATGATTGGTATCGGCGAACACGGCGAGCTGCGCATTGGGCAGGCTGTCGTAAAGGTCATAGGCCTCAGTGACGGGCACCAATTCATCACGATCACCGACGCTGACCAGGACGGGAATCTTGAAGTCTTCAAGTTCAAACGGAGTCAAACCGGTGTCAGGTAGATTCGTGACCATCTTTGCGAGCCACGGCAGCAGCGAGTCGAGATTTTCGCCATGAATCGCGCGTAGCTTTTCGAGTCGCTCGGGCTTGTTTTCCTGCAGCCACTCAAGCTCAAGCTCGGCGGCCATATTTTCCGCTTCTTCACCGGACCAATAGAACTTGGTGCCGTGCATCCAGATCGCGAGCACGCGCGAAGGATTTTTCAGCGCGTAGTGCAGCGCCGCATAGCCGCCCATCGAATAGCCGAAGATGACAGCCGGTTCGGTTTTGAGATGCTTGAAAAGCGCGTCGAGTTCTTCGACAAGCACGCGGAAGGTGAAGGACTTGGTCATTTCACTTTGCGCATGACCGGGCCAATCGACGGCAATGACGGAATAGCCGAGGTCGGCGATGGTCTGCATGTAGGGACGCCATTCGGCCTCAATCGTGCCGAGCATGGACGGCAAGAGCACAATGGGCGGGCCGTTGCCGATGGAGGTGTGTTTTAACATGTAAGGTTCTATTGGTGAATAAGAAAAAACTAAGTTGCGCTTCTACAACCCGTCACTGACCTGGTCGAGCAGTTCAAGCTCTTCGAGAGACAATCTCTTGCCTGCGGCAGGCAGGGAGTCGAGCAATTGTTCTACGGTGGTCGCACCGATGATGGGACTCGTGATGAATTCCTTTGAGAGCATCCACACGAGCGCAGTCTGCGTCATGGTCTCGCCGCGCTGTGATGCGACGGTGGCAAGGACTTCGAGAGTGCGAATGACTTGCGGAGTGAGTTTTTCCTGCGCGCGTCCGTTAATAGTGTGACGCGAATTCTCCGGCCCTGCTTCATTGGGGCGATATTTTCCGGTCAGCAATCCGCCTTCAAGCGGCGAATAGGGAATCACTCCGACCTCGGCATCGAGGCAGTAAGGCGCAAGCTCTTTTTCGACGTCACGCCGGCAGATAAGGTTGTACTTGGGCTGTGTCGAGACAAAGGACGGCAGTCCGTGCATCATCGCATAGCCGTTCATTTTCGCATGGAGCCACGCGGGAAAATTCGAGAGCCCAAGATAGCGGACTTTGCCCTGTTTAACAAGTTCGCCCAGAGCTTCCACGGTTTCCTCGATGGGCGTCGCTTCATCAGGATAATGGCACTGATAGAGATCGATATGATCCACTTTCAACCGGCGCAGCGAATCTTCGCAGGCTTTGATCAAGTGCATCCGCGAGAGACCTTCACCGGACGGTCCGTCCCACATGCGGCCGCGGGCCTTGGTGGCGATGATGACATCGTAGCGTGACTTTGTCTTGAGCCAATTGCCGATAAAGGTTTCGGAAACTCCGCCGGGATTTCCTTCCACCCAGCGTGAGTAGACATCTGCGGTGTCAATAAGCGTGATACCGTTGTCGAAGGCGACGTCGAGTATCTGATGGGACTCGCGCTCGTCATTGCGCCAGCCCATGGTCATGGTGCCTAATGCAAGCTCAGAAACTTGCAGTCCTGACTTGCCAAGCCTGCGTGTTTCCATTATTTCTTCCTTGGATCGTTGTAGACATTCCCTTTGCGCGGTGGGTCCGTGGCAGGGCGCACTTCGGGCATAGGGCTGTCTTTGAACTTCGGGGCGAGTTCTTCGTTGATTTTGGTCCACTCAGGCGCAATATCCGGATCGTCGACAATGGCTTCAACGGGACACTCGGGAACACAGGCTCCGCAGTCGATGCAGAGTTCCGGGTCAATGACGGCAAAGATTTCGCCCTTGTACTCGGCAGGGTAGATACAATAGACCGGGCAGACCTGCATGCAAGAGGCGTAGCGTTCGCCGAGGCATTTTTCGGTGATAACGAAAGTCACGAGGCAATCTCCACGGGCCGTGGGGCGCGCAACAGCGCGTCATCGCGGCATCTAAGGTATTAATAATAAATAAGAAGCGGGCAGTTTCCTGTCCGCTTTGCGGTGGCGCTTTGGCCACTTAAAATATGAGCAATTCTGACTTAAGATGCAAGGAAAATCGGGGGTTAGGGAAGAATTGGGTGCATGGTCGAGAAGCCAATAGCCTCTTGTCAAGAGGCATGCTACCTGATGAGGGCGATTTTATGTGTGGAATTTACAGTGTTTCTAATCACATCACGGACAGAGAGGAGGTAAATGCCGCTGGGGAGAGCGTCGGCGGCGATAAGAAAAGTTTCCTGTCCGTACAGCGGGCCGCGGTGGAGTTCGCGCACCTGTTGTCCGAGAATGTTGGTCAGCGTGATGCTGCCAATGAAGGGCTCGGGAGCGAAGAGCATGAGGCGGGCGGTGCTGTTGAAGGGATTGGGGAAGACAGAAAGTTGAAATTGCTCAGGCAGTTCAACACGTTCTTCGGCTGCATCAATCAGGAACGATGTATCAGGATACCACGGGTCGAAGAGCACGGAATCGGAAACACGGTCGCCCAGGCCGTTAGGGTTCAACGTGGGGTGATACGGGCCTGTTGAATCGCCCCAGTAGTTGAAGC
This bacterium DNA region includes the following protein-coding sequences:
- a CDS encoding right-handed parallel beta-helix repeat-containing protein; the encoded protein is MGTLSTMRHALVLIASVALAEVLVVPEDYPTIQMAIDSAEVRDTILLQTGEHRESVTLLPKGLTISGPFLLSGDTSEIRTCVWRSFSNGDDTLRCLNADFAAGPEPSFRVVGIRFAAGMAHNNEEGGAIRSFNHDFTIEHCIFDSCRAGYGGAIATRGSRGLISNCSFNYCGANRLAAVLRLVNSQVRVNSCTIYHSLAHHEVEEIPEQIAMRNSVLRIRDSKVYECGLGHNPNGTYLVYVSKPPDTLEIVNCEFRLNHFTNMIHYGGNYLNYLRLDSCHFHDNNLTGGIYLQGEPDSLTTLIAVGNVFESFSPVPMRGMHGIFGFDNSPSVVTITRNLIHLNSGGHTSFCTIFDSSRVPRTITNNYIIENSNHSVSYPPSGQVLLRDNVSTDLQYNVFARNQGYAVFQGNTPDPTYARHNYWNHATGPYDSVGNIGGQGDTVEWRIQYQPWEEDTSFFSAAPEPREPVEIPATFIGNAYPNPFNSTVTIEFVLLHL
- a CDS encoding PLP-dependent transferase yields the protein MEDSKLRDAIEQFYLRYGFATRCLHAGEKIGQPKLKSHTNAIFASSTFTFDSAEEGADLFARRKSGYIYSRMGNPTVVVAEAKLNALEGRDLKLADPDCCISSLLYSSGMAAIAGLAFAILKPNDVLLRGETLYGSTDDFFNTMLPKFGVKTVIVDTGKAEDVKQAIAENPQARMLFFETPTNPLLEITDIAETIRMVRAVNPEIVVAVDNTFATPYLQQPLSLGADVIMHSTTKYLSGHGALIGGALTTRHEWIKEELYHTMKDTGACPSPFDTWLLNMGMKTLPLRMERHCSNAQTIAEWLVKHPRVKHVYYPGLPGFPQHHLANRQMRMPGGMISFEVAGDYHSATTLLNNVHLHTLAVSLGCVDSLIQHPASMTHASMSPEARTHAGISDTLIRLSVGIEEVEDLIEDLDQALAKM
- a CDS encoding carboxymuconolactone decarboxylase family protein, with translation MSLLHEFETYRARMNARILSEDNQAVKRFFGVDTLTYQDGALDRKTKEMLGLVSSLVLRCDDCIKYHVLECHKLGVTVKEFFDIFSVGLVVGGSIVIPHMRRAVEFLDELEKNNQTV
- a CDS encoding T9SS type A sorting domain-containing protein, which encodes MQPLALALSALLASVTLAATRHVPAEFATIQSAILASQNSDTVLVADGTYVENIDFRGRNIIVASHFLLDGDVEHIPLTVIDGSQPEHADSGSVVRIISGEDSTAALIGFTITGGTGTKFRDQSDQAFYVEGGGVIIENSDPLVAFNFIVDNEAVRQPQGTQSAGGGGIRYGYCSPRIYNNVIIGNSGKYGGGVVSFFADGELLHNVIANNDGGQAYGGGGLWIGGSGHSTTLVNNTIVGNQSVLTGGGIRLFAGVLNGHGNIVWGNQANSGSDQIGGSTANIHVDYSCVEGGLAGTGNINEYPQFLARNLRLGPSSPCVDAGHPDAEWNDEDETRNDMGCYGGPGASWYPEFGQPRIQFPQPYPLLFFNCDTTLRAVHLTNIGTAEFRIDSLVFTWNFPLFEIQYAPSVIAPVASDSIEIYTPAAGGCVGGFDTLQIYHNDPDAVNPLLVPMYLDPSGAADDNGIHADYALHSAYPNPFNPTTTISFTLPTEQLVTIIITDIQGREVTRLLNSRLPAGEHRLNWNASDRSSGTYLAMVRAGKWRARTKLTLVK
- a CDS encoding alpha/beta hydrolase; this translates as MLKHTSIGNGPPIVLLPSMLGTIEAEWRPYMQTIADLGYSVIAVDWPGHAQSEMTKSFTFRVLVEELDALFKHLKTEPAVIFGYSMGGYAALHYALKNPSRVLAIWMHGTKFYWSGEEAENMAAELELEWLQENKPERLEKLRAIHGENLDSLLPWLAKMVTNLPDTGLTPFELEDFKIPVLVSVGDRDELVPVTEAYDLYDSLPNAQLAVFADTNHPLQSVRDHVFVPVLKDFLNRLD
- a CDS encoding aldo/keto reductase, which translates into the protein METRRLGKSGLQVSELALGTMTMGWRNDERESHQILDVAFDNGITLIDTADVYSRWVEGNPGGVSETFIGNWLKTKSRYDVIIATKARGRMWDGPSGEGLSRMHLIKACEDSLRRLKVDHIDLYQCHYPDEATPIEETVEALGELVKQGKVRYLGLSNFPAWLHAKMNGYAMMHGLPSFVSTQPKYNLICRRDVEKELAPYCLDAEVGVIPYSPLEGGLLTGKYRPNEAGPENSRHTINGRAQEKLTPQVIRTLEVLATVASQRGETMTQTALVWMLSKEFITSPIIGATTVEQLLDSLPAAGKRLSLEELELLDQVSDGL
- a CDS encoding 4Fe-4S binding protein, encoding MTFVITEKCLGERYASCMQVCPVYCIYPAEYKGEIFAVIDPELCIDCGACVPECPVEAIVDDPDIAPEWTKINEELAPKFKDSPMPEVRPATDPPRKGNVYNDPRKK